Below is a genomic region from Amphiura filiformis chromosome 19, Afil_fr2py, whole genome shotgun sequence.
atggcaaaaactcacatatagtcactcaaatattaaaaagtgacacataaagctcataaacagtaacacacaacttttaatgaatcattcaacatattttttgtctcatcaagtccttaaaatgaaaaagttttgaatttgatacatgccacacttcgattaaatgcacttgagcaatgaaaacgcatgcctttaatatcttaatatattgcttataattacaaaatcacacgcgggaacttatttttgtaacttaatgagatgaaaaaactgaactataaatcacttttttagtttttgccatttttgcaaaaacctgcgaaccctgatttGAGAGCATGAGCAAAGCTGATTTTTCTGTGTTTAATGTGTTACTACACAAACAGTCAaacatgttcaattttttttaatacagTGTGTTTGAGTTAAGTCAAATTCAGCATGGACTTGTAAAGCACACCAATCCCTCCTTCATGATGTTCAGTTTCTCTTGGAAAGATGaggacaggggctattttaacgcgtgcctcactgtcacgcacgtgtcgagataaaatattcagtacagtgacaattaacaatccgtgtagatatgctttaatagtaggcaatggtagagcctttcttacggtcacattcaggtaaaaatgtcaattttttaatttttgaaacgcactctacttcatcaacacttttatctcattgcacgaacgtgacagtgaggcacgttaaaatagcccctggatgAGGAAGGAGGTACCTGGGGAAATGGATGAATACTGATGGTTTTTCTTACAAGGCTAAAGCCAAAGTGTTTCAATCAAAGCTAATCCAACTTTTCTCTTTGTTTCTTTATTAGTTGGTCTAAGGAAAGGCCTTTCCCCCCTTGAAACTGCACAACGCTACACCCTGAGCTGATGCAATGAAGCGGCATCTCCTACATGAATGTGGTTTTTAATGTGTTTAGGAGGGCAGCATCAGCGTGTACgaacaatatttttatttctgTTTAAGCAACACACATTGAGGGAATAAAATGTATTGCACTGCAATAGCTGTGGTATGAGCCAAGTGATCCAAAGATACTGATTTGTTCAGTAAAACATGTTGTTTGTAAGTAGATCAATACTGCTCAGTAACCCTCTCACCGAGTCTGGATCTACAGAGCATTGACTGTAGTGTGGTGTCAGAATGCCGCATAGAATCTGGTATGTACATAAAGAGACAAATAACATGCAAAAATCCACACAATTACCATTTTAACATTGTGCATTAATTAGTAGAATCTTCTACTACCTAAgtgtcatgatttttatatacatTATTATCTGATCGTCATGATTTTCATATACATTAACTTAGGGGCAAATATCTGAAAAAGTTTcctaaaatttgtcaattttgcccaaaaaagtagattttttgaaatttttttgttcTGACTGAAGGATAAGGAAAACGCCACCAACGAGGCCATCGACCTTTTTCCGAAGCTGATCGGAAGTCTTCAGAAGTTATTACAGAAAGATGTAAACAAAATCACCTAGCAAATTGCACATTGGTGACAATATGTTCGTCAAGCATGTGGCGTGGCATGTTTGTTCACATCAAACATACCGGGTTGATCTTACTTGACGCAGCGTACTTAATGCGGTGTCCAATATGCATTCAAATTGACAGACATTGattggttgaatatattttgatttGTGCATGATTGATACTTTTGTAAACATCCTCCTGAAAATATCTATTGATAAATCCATTGGATCCAATAACACACTATAATAACTCTGATCATGtttcccctttttttaaactTCTTTAGCCTGTGAAAATAAAACTTggtacaaaaacattacaattgaagagctttgttgcaaaaccccttacatccacttgagcaattttgagaacacgccaaaaaatcatcaaaaaaaatcactgacATAAGggtgttttcaacaaaagcagtgtttggcgggatgctcatccttcccaagcatcccgccaaaaactgcttttgttgggttattccttcatgtaattttacacgaaattagggttagggttagagttagggttactttagggttaggattagggttaggattagggttatgattaggattaggcttagggttagggttagggttagagttaggattagattacacgaaataattacatgaaggatcaaccttttgttgcaaacccccatatatcagtgatttttttgatcaatttttgatgttttctcacaattgctcaagtggatgtaaggggttttgcaacgaAGCTCTTCAATTGTCGATTGCCATATTTGAACGCAGCCAGTCATATACTTACTGATATAGGAATATAAATAGTAAGTGAATAACCATAGAGACAAGCTAGTTCCAGGAATGTATAGCCTCCACTATTGCCCCTCCAAAATAACACAGCATACAAGATAGCGGGTATCAGCCAGGCGTAAGTGAAGATGGCTATCCCTCCGATGGTTACTGCAAAGGAACGGTTCAAACAAATGCAATTTTAAAGATGATTCTTAGAATTATCTGTACATAATTTTGTATTCAAGGAGCTCCATTATTAGTTAATTGGGCATAATGAGAAGACCTGattcacagtgtcaacaccctgtattataaatatttttttccatacaaatcaatattctattattgacacagataaagaaagtttacatatgcattgtgttataggacgtgcacctggaacttaactgaatgggctaaacgccttcctttatacctataaagtataattgtcattctcaaaattaaatatatctcaatttttactttggatttcaaattttttactttaaaaatgcagtaaaagatatccacagcaagctacaaggccccgctaattagtgtactgcttttcgagtgagtgtactggaaacaaaaccctggttttacctgaaaacagatttttttcttgtaaaagaaacatcatatggggtactagagcatgcacaaatcgtaataatgtgtagaatatagaaacgctgtggtatctcatatgatagtcatggtatgcttagcctgagtcgctcgcctatctcgaacaaaatcgcgatgcgtagctgttaaaaaaacgagaggattcgctgtactatcacggcaatttttaacacgaagatataggatgatgacgatgtgtgatTGAACCTACCATTAGCAAAGTGTGCATGCCACTTATAGTCTGGCATAGTCCTATGGGAGATGAAGTCTGCCAGGTCACCACTGATGGCAATTGGGCATAATGAGAAGACCTGATTGAACCTACCATTAGCAAAGTGTGCATGCCACTTATAGTCTGGTTCTGTCCTATGGAAGATGAAGTCTGCCAAGTCACCACTGATGGCAATTGTGAAGACTAGAGTTGCACATACCCAAAATGGACCTGTATTAAAAACGACAATACACACATTGTTCCGTTACAATGAAAAAATTCTTGGCACCATCACTGCTTGTTCTGAGTTCAGATAATTTATTCAAACATCATTATTAGTTAGAATTTAGCACATAACAGGCATTAACTTTGCCTGTCCCATGAGCTATCCAAATATGTTTGGGGACtcaaacacaaaatattaaatGGGATATAATCCATAAATCCATTACTAAAatgagaaaatcaggaatttgtaatctttgtttagaAGAAATAATGACTAATCCAAGTATCTTGCTAAACATAAGAAGTGGATTGATAAGTAATGTTGTCATAGCAGTAAGCCcgcgttaataaaaaaaaaagttttatactCATAGGGTATGTTTAAGCCTTTCCAtaattatcttttatcattatccTATTTCAACCCCCAGTTGTTGTGCATAACATTTGCGCAAGATGTGTGAAGAGGGAAAAAgggaattacaaaaaatgaccctAAGGTGTGAAAAAAACTAGATTCTGGACAGTGACACATTGggttataataattatttctcTCATAGCCTACGTTGCTGTctcaattttacatgaaattccACTGCATACATCTGAGAATTTAAATATCTGATTTGATTTGACACAATTTGACCCAAAACTTAAGATACTGTTCAGCATTCCCACCATTTTTGGATGACTATGGTTTGATATGGACTGACTCAAACTGACGATTTCAGTTGGAAGTTAAACTTTCAACAAGCTTAgggggtgtgtatttcaaattgaaCAGTACATTACCATAGAGGTCTGGTGATGGTCGGAGTTGTGTGTCCAAGTAATTCCTTCCAAGTCTGGGTGTGAACGACCCTAATAATCGCCATAACACCTGTGATGTGTCCACGTCGAAGAACTGCTGGTAGTACTCAAATGTCCAAAATGAAGGCTGCTTTTTCTGACCTGACAAAAGCTGAAAGAAAAATAATTGCatacaataattacaatttaaTAAAGCAATGCTACATATTATACATTCATAGAGTGACAGGCAGGAAACATACAAAAATGCCATTCACTTGTGCCACAACCTTCATTTTAGCTAATAAAGTTGAtcatttttcagacaaatacTTGGGCAACAATCATCTTGTTAAGAGTACTGAAGACAATGCATCATCACGCTTTTATTccccctatttttgatacatgtgtGTCTCCATCAACTTAGTCCTTTTTTTTACTGCCCTGCATATGGTGGGTAAACCATTCAATACTCATGCATTTTACTAGGGAGACCAGAAGGATGAAAACACTCAGAGAATGTTAGCCAATACAGGTGGTAGTAGGGTATCAAGGGCCTCATTTTTCAATGTGTTTCATTGGACTTGCATTTCAAGGATGCattgttacaagccgacgacgaacgtcggcttgttctgtcttcttccaattcttctttctttctggcaactcgtgacattttgcgtgacttgccacgtttcgccctagctctcttatgctttgacagatttcaaccatacttgagccaaatgaccactggactaggccaaatcttacatttgactttgacctgactgtgacctttgaccttgaccttatggccaaaaaaatattgatttcacaaaaatgctactccttccacaaattacatgcaatgatcatgtgactcatgcatatgaatcaacatgtggcagtgcttaaaacttcctaaaaagattgaggtcaaaggtcattaaggggtcatttccggtaaaagtctgaaaaaaaaaaaaaaaatattcaaaaaatcactgtctttacaaattatatagcagagagtcgccattagcacacatgcattgctactagccagggtctttaggatgcctacagttttgggctcaaaggtcattaaggggttacttccggtcaaaaaccaaaattatcaaaaatgtttaaacaaattttatctcaaaatgtaaacagaccagaataatataaccaacatacatgaataagtgttccctgatgtatgcatggtatttttattttgggggtcaaaggtcattaaggggtcacttcctgtttttagctgaataactttttttttaaatttttatctcaagaactaaacatgttagaattttttaattaaaattggaacaatacattttgtcggtgtacacaaggttttttttttcattgaggtcaaaggtcattaagggggtcaaaaggtcaatcaaaaatttaaaaatcaaaatccatgtataagttccgattaagctgaaattgaccaggaatatttcttatgacatcctaagcacaatgcaagagcagttgaccccatccgtaacccaggggtcaagttataggggtcaaattgcggcttgtattcagcgtctgttgactctagtctATGTCTTTGTTGTGCATGAAGTCTTTGTTGTGTCTATGTGTTGTTCAATTGGGATGGTGAAGTAATATAAGGACGTCCCTCacctcacccccacacacaaccaaacaaacaaatagagaCAACCACACTAACCTCTGTATTATCCTCCTCGTCGCTAGGGTAATCATCAAACGTATGTGTTTGTTTTCCTATTGTTTCTTCATCACCAACGTCTTGAAGCAAGCTGTGATCATCTGAGAAAtctaaatacaaaataatgagaCAGTGCTCATAAGTatctattattttgtaaattaaatcaaatactggaactaaaatttgcaagaTGCAAACTATGCAAGACAAAAAAAAGGGTGGCTCCTCAAAAATGTTTGTATGCATTTGGTATAACTTTAGTTGTGGATAATGTACCAacttgtgaatactctcaatcatctgggaatcatacaATGTAATGTACCAACCGTTTATTACGGTACTCTTAACAGTAAGCTAAAATTTGGGAATTTTATTCCATGAGTGATGTGGTTATTTTTCAAGATGCACGCAACTCGCACATCTGCAAATTCATTTCCAGCAAGTATTTGCCCAATCAGACCCATTCCCTGAAATTTAATATATGACCCCAAGTGACATTTGACCTTGTTTTCTTTGACCCCCTCTTGACCCTTCCCATGAGAATTATTTGCAGCTTCAGCGAATGagttgctgatgtgatgatgacgtgattcatttagccaatcagaactccaCTTCCGTGTATGCCACAAAGTGTGCCAAATTGGCAAACCACTGAAGAACCATGTTGAAAACTATATAGTAGTGAAAATATAATACCGGGTACAGGTTTTGATGAAGCAAAACCAAATCTTACCTTGAAATTTTAATTGCTCTGTAGGTGAATCTTCTGGACTCTGTAATTGTATATAAAGTAAATAAAACATTGGATACCAATCCTATTATAAATAATTTTCTGTACCGGTACCTTACATAATTGGGAGAAATGCAAAAGCGATATCAAATATTTGCATTcacacccttgcgaagggtgcagaattcgaatTGGGAATAAAAATATGGATCCGATCTTTgcaatcaaaaaacaaaatttcaaCTTTGAACGCACTATTCATTGGCGAAAGacattgccaaacaatatagaatagagcATTCGACGTCAACCTGTCAAAATATTAAAGTGCATAATGCAGGCTAATCTCAAGCAGATTACGGCGCTACAGGGCATCccccaaaaaaacatttttcttgcccccccacttttgaggcaaaacccaaaAATTGTGTAAATTTCCACTTTGCAAATTGGGCTAAATTTGTCGATTATGCCCCCCCTGATATACACCTTTCCTCCATGCCTCTCCCCGGAAAACAAATCCTGGTGACGGCACTGCCACTGATCTCGAGCTACCTTTTAGCTTTTTTGGGTGCCCAATGAAAAACAAACCACTTGCTTCCGAATTCGACAACCTGGATTTTTGTGTAAGACAACAAAAGCATTTTATACATTCTATTATGCATACATCACATAAAATCCTAGTACGTTTCATGACAGACGTTTACATCTCTCATTTGTGAAGGTGAATGTTTTGGTATCTATCTAAGAACGTGAAAATTTACCCCAAAATCTTACCTGGTCCACGTCGACGATCGCATCAGTGTCGGCCATATTGAGTTAATATGACGTCATGCACCTGCgcgagtatttttttttatttatatcgcAGAGCGACAAGTGGTTAGTAATTGACCAATGAAATAGCAGTCTTTTCTTAGCTAACAAAAAGTAATTCTTTCTCATTGGCTTATTGAAAATGAATCATTCGTCGCTCTTCAGGCAAGCTTTACACTGAGATGAGGCCTGTACACATGATCAATCATATGACAAAACCAGACACAGGGATGCAACAGGGAAAACAACAAGTTTACCAGTGCAGTGGACTTTGTTTTCTGTTCACTCCTCCCCTGCTTTTGAACAGCTCTTGTTCTGTGCAGGTACTGGAGGTGCTACTCATGTACTGGATCGAATCTAAGGTATGTTTATGAAATTACTTTTAACCTGATATTTGTTTTGTAAGCAGTCAGTGTGTTTAGCTTTTGATCAATTTTTAAGCTTCTTAAATCTTAGCCCTGGCTGGATTTGCTTGAACTTGATATTGTTgtgatcagagaagatgtaaggaagaggagggttaacggaattatatacttgagataatcccgtaggtaatccgattgcacctattcatagtcct
It encodes:
- the LOC140141370 gene encoding protein YIPF1-like, which gives rise to MADTDAIVDVDQSPEDSPTEQLKFQDFSDDHSLLQDVGDEETIGKQTHTFDDYPSDEEDNTELLSGQKKQPSFWTFEYYQQFFDVDTSQVLWRLLGSFTPRLGRNYLDTQLRPSPDLYGPFWVCATLVFTIAISGDLADFIFHRTEPDYKWHAHFANVTIGGIAIFTYAWLIPAILYAVLFWRGNSGGYTFLELACLYGYSLTIYIPISLICTANVDALRWTSIVIGIVLSSSVLILALWPAVRDDDQKVAILILFVVFVLHTALAVGFERYFFHQSHDPPVATPAPPIKTTPPQLKSLIDQVTKAAQPN